Proteins co-encoded in one Actinomadura luteofluorescens genomic window:
- a CDS encoding MMPL family transporter, whose amino-acid sequence MLSGLGRLIHRRRWTSLVLILIMTVVAGAWGLGVFAKFKEGGFEDPDASSTLVAKLGATYFGSTNPDVLVLYSSDTMTVDDPRFEASVVTTIARLPRAQVEEIISYWSFNGEAARTFASHDRHSTFVAVKLKGEEAADKTENYHAVKDRMAAPGLDVRFGGSVPLGEEFGKQVVADIVRAETITMPPLLILLVILFGAVVASSLPIVVAVFSTVGGLAVLHVVTYAADVTSFALEVVTMMGVGLAIDYSLFIISRFREELQRGMAAQGLPPGKPWKREDGKVARKAAKKAHRTALKPIREAALAATMATAGRTIMVSGITVSSALAGLLLFPQMFLRTIGLAGIATVMVAVFGATVLLPTLLALLGPRVEGGQMWWRRPSSKRARRDPESGFWYRLGHSVMKHPLPYFAVVLVILGVMFVPFLNVQFGSVDARVLPKDSPTRAVVETIKKDFPNGSVEPIDVVVSGDLIPRDWTPSGKGDPIPPYLEQFRKQLGSLPGVTEAQFTGYSGSYGGVRISVTHKYEPMDQHAQDLVTEIRGMSLSKDGYPMHIDVGGSTASQMDLMSSLMRSLPKMALVVGIATFVLLFMFFGSIVLPLKAIVMNVLSIGASFGAIVWGFQYGHLAGLLNFTPTGGVEATSMILILAVVFGLSMDYEVFLLSRIREEWDLTHDNRVAVASGMQHTGGIITSAALLFLLVIAAFSMAGITVVKLIGVGMFVAVVVDAALVRSLLVPATMRFMGSANWWLPGFLAGLHARMDLRERSTLAPAGATATPPRLPDEQPFPYAINWAEPTPPPAGTVPPDGHVRPDAADPAGMRAAPEPLTPQDPEPSGTPVGPEWQDAPARRTAKVAGDVPRARHRPDANAAFQAAPQPSTGESPKLVFQTAPGGAGSGASKPQGAPWAPWADGPPQPKPRTAPRTRRVIVANSDGSGWHWGEEDDTP is encoded by the coding sequence ATGCTTTCGGGGCTGGGGCGTCTCATCCACCGGCGGCGCTGGACCAGCCTCGTCCTGATCCTGATCATGACCGTGGTGGCGGGCGCCTGGGGGCTCGGCGTGTTCGCCAAGTTCAAGGAGGGCGGCTTCGAGGACCCCGACGCGTCCTCGACGCTCGTCGCCAAGCTCGGCGCGACCTACTTCGGCAGCACCAACCCCGACGTCCTCGTGCTGTATTCGAGCGACACCATGACGGTGGACGACCCGCGCTTCGAGGCGAGCGTCGTCACCACCATCGCACGGCTGCCCAGGGCCCAGGTCGAGGAGATCATCTCCTACTGGTCGTTCAACGGCGAGGCCGCGCGCACGTTCGCCTCCCACGACCGGCACTCGACCTTCGTCGCGGTGAAGCTGAAGGGCGAGGAGGCAGCGGACAAGACGGAGAACTACCACGCCGTCAAGGACCGCATGGCCGCGCCAGGACTCGACGTCCGGTTCGGCGGCAGCGTCCCGCTGGGCGAGGAGTTCGGCAAGCAGGTCGTCGCCGACATCGTCCGCGCCGAGACCATCACCATGCCGCCCCTGCTCATCCTGCTCGTCATCCTGTTCGGCGCCGTGGTGGCCTCGTCACTGCCCATCGTCGTGGCCGTCTTCTCGACGGTCGGGGGACTGGCCGTCCTGCACGTGGTGACGTACGCGGCCGACGTGACGTCCTTCGCGCTGGAAGTCGTCACGATGATGGGCGTCGGCCTCGCGATCGACTACTCGCTGTTCATCATCAGTCGTTTCCGTGAAGAACTTCAGCGCGGCATGGCCGCGCAAGGTCTGCCGCCAGGAAAACCCTGGAAGCGGGAGGACGGCAAGGTAGCGCGCAAAGCCGCCAAGAAAGCGCACAGGACGGCTCTCAAGCCCATACGCGAAGCCGCCCTGGCGGCCACCATGGCGACGGCGGGCCGCACCATCATGGTCAGCGGCATCACCGTCTCGTCGGCTCTCGCGGGCCTCCTGCTCTTCCCGCAGATGTTCCTCCGGACGATCGGGCTCGCCGGCATAGCCACCGTCATGGTCGCGGTGTTCGGAGCCACCGTTCTGCTGCCGACGCTCTTGGCCCTCCTCGGGCCACGTGTCGAAGGCGGGCAGATGTGGTGGCGGCGTCCCTCGTCCAAGCGCGCGCGGCGAGACCCCGAGAGCGGCTTCTGGTACCGGCTCGGCCACAGCGTGATGAAGCACCCGCTCCCATACTTCGCGGTCGTGCTCGTCATCCTGGGCGTGATGTTCGTGCCGTTCCTGAACGTCCAGTTCGGCAGTGTGGACGCCCGGGTCCTTCCCAAGGACAGCCCCACCCGCGCCGTGGTGGAGACCATCAAGAAGGACTTCCCCAACGGGTCCGTTGAGCCCATCGATGTGGTGGTGTCCGGAGACCTCATCCCGCGCGACTGGACGCCGTCCGGCAAGGGCGACCCCATCCCGCCCTACCTGGAGCAGTTCAGGAAGCAGCTCGGGTCGCTCCCCGGCGTCACCGAGGCCCAGTTCACCGGCTACTCCGGTTCGTACGGGGGCGTGCGCATCTCCGTCACGCACAAGTACGAGCCGATGGACCAGCACGCCCAGGACCTCGTCACCGAGATCCGCGGGATGAGCCTGTCCAAGGACGGCTACCCGATGCACATCGACGTCGGCGGCAGCACCGCGTCCCAGATGGACCTGATGTCGAGCCTGATGAGATCCCTGCCGAAGATGGCGCTCGTCGTCGGGATCGCCACGTTCGTCCTGCTCTTCATGTTCTTCGGCTCGATCGTTCTGCCGCTGAAGGCCATCGTCATGAACGTCCTGTCGATCGGCGCCTCGTTCGGCGCGATCGTCTGGGGCTTCCAGTACGGGCACCTGGCCGGGCTGCTGAACTTCACCCCCACCGGCGGCGTCGAGGCCACCAGCATGATCCTCATCCTCGCGGTCGTGTTCGGCCTCTCCATGGACTACGAGGTCTTCCTGCTGAGCCGCATTCGCGAGGAATGGGACCTCACGCACGACAACCGCGTCGCCGTCGCGTCCGGCATGCAGCACACGGGCGGCATCATCACCAGCGCCGCGCTGCTCTTCCTCCTCGTCATCGCCGCGTTCAGCATGGCCGGGATCACCGTCGTGAAGCTGATCGGCGTCGGCATGTTCGTGGCCGTCGTCGTGGACGCCGCCCTCGTCCGCTCCCTCCTCGTCCCGGCCACGATGCGCTTCATGGGCTCGGCCAACTGGTGGCTGCCGGGCTTCCTCGCCGGCCTGCACGCCCGCATGGACCTGCGCGAACGCAGCACCCTCGCCCCGGCCGGCGCCACCGCGACCCCGCCCCGCCTGCCGGACGAGCAGCCCTTCCCCTACGCCATCAACTGGGCGGAACCGACCCCGCCCCCCGCGGGCACCGTGCCGCCGGACGGGCACGTCCGCCCGGACGCCGCCGACCCGGCCGGGATGCGGGCCGCGCCGGAGCCGCTCACCCCTCAGGACCCCGAACCGTCCGGCACGCCCGTCGGCCCGGAGTGGCAGGACGCTCCTGCACGCAGGACGGCCAAGGTCGCCGGTGACGTGCCGCGCGCCCGCCATCGACCGGACGCGAACGCCGCGTTCCAGGCCGCCCCGCAGCCGAGCACGGGCGAGTCGCCGAAGCTCGT